The region GCAGCATTAACGGTGTTGGGCACAACGTGACGATATTAAGATTGCCGCTGCCAAAGAAAGAGCAAATCGAGAAGCCCGGCATTGCGTGCGGCCTTACACCCGCGTTTTCCATCGACAATGAAAACCGGTACTTGGCCTCGAAACCATCTAATCGGCTCGATTAATTTTAGATCGTTGTTAAATGTaatgaaacaataaattactggTCAAATTAAAGGCCAATGTTATTAAGCCACcgggttttattttttgcaggACGCACACGTTGGTCTGGGCCACTATTGTGATACAATACAATCCAATCATTCAGCGATTAGGAGATCAGTCGGTGAGAGTCGGATGCTCCTTAGACGATAGCGGCCTACCGGAACCGAGAAACGTGACCGTTCATTCGAATTTCTCTTTCGAGGATCCAAAGTAAGTCTAGCTTTTCTTCATATAGAATCGCgtacacaattttttcaaacgaGTGACATGTTCactctttataatttaatttgccaCCATTTGATGCAAAACTGTGACAAGCGTCCCCGATATTCCGGCTCTGGTTACTCTTTTTAGCGCAGGCGTACCGCCAGTTGGGTCAATTGTAGTGAACGTATCATCCGAGGTGCCAGTGATTACGATGAGAATTCTCAACGAAGACAATACGGACGCCGTCGTTACACAATTGGGGCAGAAGCTAACGCTCAGAATTGAAATTCATCCCGTGAACGGTGAGTATCTTTTGTGCGGCATTTACATAGGATGTTCCCATACATTTTATGGTTTCTCTTTTATCACTGAATTTGATTCTATCAAAACTAGAATTTTCTTACccggtaaaaaaattttcatttaaaaacatataaatatatataattatatataaaatatataattattatgtccatatatgtttttttctcttgtataatctGTGTTTGTATATATCGTacaggaaaaataataaaaaaaaaacctaaaaataattaaaaaaattattcttgcattttgtattttttataaaaagtggaGTTTgaggaaatgagaaaaatttgcCCATATGTCGGCTGCGTTCGTCTtgacgctttcagcgctgaaagcaTCGCTCTATCTTCGTTTGATGTTCGATGTGcaacaaagatagaatgatgcttacagcgctgaaagcgtcaAGACGAACCCAGCCATAATCATATATAGATGTAACagctattatattttaactactctgttatgtttatatatgattatatatgaggaaatttttctcaatttctcaaacttcactttttataaaaaatacaatgcaaaaataatctttttaattatttttagattctttttgttattatttttcctgtATATACGAACACAGATTATtacaagagaaaaataacatgtatggacatatttcatatataattgtatatatttatattatgtttttatataaaaaacttttaataattttttaagaaatgtttaaaatgtaaaaaaaaaactttacgaATTCAGTTTTAGCTGtgtatgaaatacatcttttaTCTCGACTATCCAAAAAAAGaatgatataatttctttgaCAGGAACTTACGACATCGCAGCTGGACACCTAGTAGCTAGTAGCGCATCTGGAGAATCCTCGTATCTTCTTTTGGACGAGATTGGGTGTCCGACGGATCCGGCGACGTTTCCCGCGCTGTTGAAAGATCCAATCGATAACCGTTCTTTGATCTCAACATTTACTGCCTTCAAGTTTCCCGACAGTCAAATTGTCCGATTCAACGTCATCGTCAGATTTTGTATCGAGGAATGTGAACCGGTAAGTAGACTTAAAACTATTCTTTTTAACACTTTAACATGATTTTTACATTGCTTAAGTTgtgattgtattatataatataatattaaaagatatgataattttttacataaaggaatatatttttttaataagtaaatattaatttagcactttgtataaattacaagtgtattaattaaagagcgagaaaattagaaatttatgatTTCTTTGAAGGCCACATGCAGAGGAGGACAGCTCTCGTACGGCAGGAAGCGACGGTCGATCGGGCCGGTCGAGGAGCCGGTCACCGCCGAGGTAACAGAAATTTTCAGAAACCTCACGCCCGCGGAATTACCGTTACAACTATCTATCGTCGTTCAAAGTCCAGTGATAACAGCGGGCCATTTATCCAGGGAAAATCCTGATACGCTGTTGATCACCGGCGGAAGTGAGTTTAATATATCGGTACCGCTACGTCCTCCAAGCGTCGGGAACTTCGATTTGCACTTCCGAATtctatagatatttattataaataataaaattactgcaGAGTTAATGGAGCTATACGAgtcttgttttattttcagaatctACGGACAGCCTTTTTTGCGTGGACGCGAGTCTAGCTCTAGGTCTTCTGATCTTTTGGTTGATAATTCAGATTGTACTTACTGCCGGTTGCATCATAGCCGTTCGTCGCTACAGAAGAATGGCCGTAGAGGCCGAAGAGGACAGAGCTGAGATATTGGCGAGACACCTTTATGGCATTCACGGAGGAAACTTCGAAATTGCACGAAGGGTCAGGTGGGCCGACCGAAACGATTCCTCGATCGGATGACAGATTCTTTTTCCCCATTTTTCAAACGCAAGGATAACttagatattatatagatttgtGTAAAAGGttttaaagtagaaaaaatgaaaaaaaaattgttacacttttatataagtttcaagtcataaaatttttaagtaaagtaATCAGTTACTTTTGacttatttatgtaataataggaaatagtttttgttttttaagaaattccagtcattttattgtaaacaaaagttaaacttttaaaatagagataaactttttgcattaaatgtaatacgtatatgagatatatatgtctattaacgatttataaatattataaaatccatttatataattcgtttAATGTtagtaattgttaattttaattttataactatacaAAGTAAAAAGACCAAAGTGAAAATAAAgtcaacaaattattattctcgcttaaaaagcaaataaatacACTtacattgaatatattatgtatacatatagcggtgtgtaaatatgtttatttttcttatacttgCCAGTCTttcattaaaacatttattatcatGAATTGTATTGTGTAATGAAAATTGCAAGTTATCCAGTTCTGCCTGTTGAACAGCGTCCATAATGATTTAGTGTCAcctctgtaaatataaaatattgtgtatTGAACATTTTAATGCGTTCACAATCGCACTGCCTTATACTGTAATTACAtatgagttttttttatcattttatatattttacagggCAAAGAtcgttaaatgtataaatttgcTATTGCAAAATCCATTAATGCTAGAACGACCGAAAATATTTGGAAGAATGGTTTTCTTCCATCTCTTGTGTGatataaaaggaaaaattttcttatctaATTTTAGCCTTTTTATTCATAATGCTTTAcacattaatatcaatttgctaaataaatataattaagggAGACCGGGGCTGTTCGTGACACTGCTGAAATTTTGTCGCGGGCCTAACTTTAAAATGCTTGCTGCTAGAATCCTGTAATATCAATCACAGATGTCTCTTAGTATCCTCTAGTTACCAACGGAATGGCATTTGCGTGTCAACCACTTTTCTCTCTGACAGAAAGTCTGACTTCGGGTGctcaaagtaaaattttttaaatcccgaaaatttgttttctcgccgaataaaataataagagatccAAAACGGTAAATTGTATTCAGTCACTCGACTTCACTAAGCATAATGCATGAGTAGATTTTATGGTATTCTTTCTTATCTGTAAGTCAAACATTTATACgaagcgagaaaaaaattcaaaacaaaaatgtgCCACGATAATAGCCCCGGTCTTCcctaatataatttcaagggtttaagcaataataataataaagataaattaaaagaattgatcaaaataatttatttgtctcgttgaaaaataataaaacgattaGCTCGACCGTTCTAGcgttaaagcaaaaaattgaTCTTGGAGATCATTGTTACTCTGATAGAAAGcttgttttatattgttatcgcgcatatatctttcatatagcaaaataaatacacctgttaaatataaaaaagtttttataaaatatatcacctTTTCCACAGCGTTGCGCGCAACCCAATCCTCCTGGATTAGTGTAATCGACGTTGTCTGTACCACAAACAGGATTGTATTCGTGTGTTACCTATAATAGAAGtgttaatagaaaataatgcattatagattcaatattaaaattacttttcagaAGCAAATGTGCAAAATTCAAAAGGTTCTCTCTCGATTAAAACGTTagctttgaataaaatttacgttGATGATTTCAGtaagaaaagaattataattaccGGGCAATTATCTAAGCATGCATTGTATATGTCATTATTAGTCAGAGTAGTAGACGTCACAATTGTCGGTGTGGATGTTGAAGGAATTCTTTGGCTTCCATTAGATTGCTCGGAAGCTACTGCACCATCAAAAACGAAGCCATCTGCTTGAACTGCATTATCCAAATtctatatgaaatatatatatcaaattaaacttACAAATATTAGACTCTCGAAAAtacttttttcgaaaatacagaaatattacttttaacaaACACAAAAAGAATGTGAATGTGTGTGAAAAACTTTATGATATTGCTttcagaatattaaaataaacattgaaatataaacaaaGTGTGTGCAAACttcgtattataatatttctattcataggacatgtaaaataaagagattatcgttatataaagaaaattcgaAATATTAAAGACTCAATGGACCCACGAACGTTATAATATGTCGGCGTCATTTATTGCGCTTAGCATAACATacgattatatttcttaacaacatattcaacattacaacatatccaaatgtctcaaattctttaaatatttctcaaattcTCTCTTACAACAGATCGTACGAAAGGACATTTTACTTACTTGTGGAAATGCAGCAATGAGAAATGGTGGTACAGCAActgtaagaattatttaacacCATTGAGATGATACTAAAATCAGCTGATGTATGAGAATAATACGTCACGCGCAGTGTTTGAAATAGTTTTCTTACTcagcgataaataaaataacattttgctaAAGTCTGCTTGATAAGAGATTGCCAAGTATCGACGTTGCGCGACGTCTTATACGCTCAAGATGATCTACAGAAGTCCGACTTCGACGATTTACTATTTGGCAGCCTTAGTTGCGGTTCTTTTTATAGAACCGGTTGCCAACCAGCGCTCCTATCTACAGTACGCGTAAGTATGAGCAAAGAGGGAATTTCCTAATATAAAATGACTTATTCATTGCATGCTAATtgccaatttttttgtaaaaataaaaaaatattaaagcgaattaaatatatagcaTGACAATCTCTTCCactaattatacatttcatatTCTGTATCACAAACAACGTTTATTTCTGATTTGTTTCAAACTGCGATACAcgatacgaaaaaaatatataattattgtttcaattttttgttttatttgttttctttaggAAGAGTTTACCTCGTCAATCATCTGCAACAAATTTCCTTGGTAACAAGCGAGGTAACAAATTTCATGCAAAATccgttaattaaatcgatgTTTGCAAAACAACAGCAGACATGTAATACAActtctcataaaataaaagcaaattgACGTAAAAAATCGCGCAAGATTTTTAACACCAAATAAACGGCATAACGATCGAGTAAGAATTAGGCACGGCACAATACAATTGTAGTAAATTGGCAGCAAATAGCGAGATAAAACTTGCTGTAATTATctgctttttaaaataactttacctttcgattttttaaaataacttacctttaaataaaataccttttttaccttgaaatatctttaaatagtataaataGGTAGCTTTTAAGTACCGTTGCTTAAATACTATTTGCTACCAATTTACCATTTATTTAACACCAATTAATTTTGCCGtactatgtaatatatttaaaatttaaagaacatTTACGCGATGTTGTTATTCGAATTCCTTTTCTAACAAAAAGTTATGGAAATAGCAATatcagaatattaaattaattataaaaaagtataaaagtttataaataaattaacttaaaattgtaaaaaaaaaaaaaaaaaaaaaaaaaaactgccgAGAATTCGTCATGACTTACTCAGGTCGTCGCATTCCTACGAATGAGCGTTTATTCGTCAGACTTATTCTTGCAAATCACATAAGAGAATGCTAATAGTAAGTATCCTATCAGCAAGATTATCTTCTCGAATACATCTTTTGGCAGCTACAATAGGATTGTGTTATTTATGTCGCAGtgttttaaaactaaaaatcaTTTAGAGTTGCGGCTGCTATCATGACATCCTTGGTGGAAAAATGTCTCAAAATTgttcatattataaataaaaatttctataaaaattattcgactTTCAGAATGCTCAggatttttcagatattttatacgaattggaatgtttttttttttttagaaaaacttaaacaaaataagaataaaatatttcagatttttcacGCCAACATATCTTTgtagaaatctgaataaatatgagacaaatctgtgcaatttatcagaaattttcatacagGATACTGAATATTCCGAAAATCctcattcaattatttctgaaagtatctaagaaaaattatatatatatttttagaaattttcataaaacttaattcaaatacaaaatttctgagaaatatgagaaatttctTCACTACGAATCTGTggacattaatataaataattgatagcCGCGGTGATGTTAGAACACAACaagtaattatttgtatttgtatggattgttaaatcttaatttaatataataacagtAGAAATGTAATCtagtatattatgtaatataatagtatattatgtaatataatttatatatagtataattatatatatactgtatacacaaatatatacagtataattataatagatcgtagtttttacataaagtattagcaataacaaattaaaaatgcacatGTTTAAATGTAGTAATACATCGAACATTAATAACACATGGAGTTTGCGACATGTCGATGACCAGGAACTGATGATTGCGATCGCATATCAGGAATTTCCTTTAATGGACGTGTGCACGTCTGTAACATTCAAAGCGTGCCGGTTTTACTATATacgaaaaagagataaaataaaataatgttatacaattttatcaatattaaaaaatcctcATTTATCTGTACCTATATATGGCAGGCCATGCAATATTCAATTACTGCTCTGCTGGATGTATGGTTCGCAAGCCCTGATCACTCTTATCTCGAGtccttataaaatatttagtgtTATTAAGTAAGTGGCACAAAATcagaaatgataaataatttaataattaaataaaagagataaagagaaacattacagaaaaatattacagagaaacgttaaataaatttaaatttaatataataataaaaaataatgatacaataataaaacaataaagtaGAATTAATGGTACCTGGATTACAATTTCTCGCGCAATTAAATCTTCCCATATTCCAATAGGTAACGTTATCGGTGCCGCATACCGGGTTGTATTCGGCAGTCGCGACACACGGACAATTAGCTGCAGTACTTTGCGTGGAAGTACTCGATGCGGTGATTCTCGGTGTGGTGCTACTCGCTTCATTATTATCGAATATTATAGAGTCATTGGCGATCCCGTCCGACGGGTCTCTTTGCGGGAATGCCAAGGCGACCAACCAAATCATGGTCAATACGTGCACAGCTATCGAGTAAAATAACGTGTCATGACGTGCGTACGCgcattttaacgaaaatttgcaGACAAATCCAGAAACCTCGAAATTGGAACTATCGAATAAAGCGTCGAGGAAATATCTttccgttttctttttctttaaatatttctttaaatatttagactAAGGGTGCGATCCCCTAGACGTTTTAAACGCTTCAGAGCAGTATTTtgtccttgtttaacatttaataaacaacaagGATAAAATGTTTCCAAGAGCGTTTGGAGCGCCAAGTGGATCGCACTCTAAGTATTTAGAAGACTTgacaaaatatagaaaataaattactcaAATTCAGATGTATCGGatgttaacaaaaatattctaaaaagaGGGGGAAAGAAAAACCTCTGATATCTTATACATTTGGGGAAAAAAGTCAATAGCTATTTCGTTATATCGTACTCacgtgtaaaaatatatttcatgattGTATCCGTGCGAGTAATCCGATGTCAAGTTTAAGAAATGAGTAAAGACGCGAAATGGAAGCGACTTAAACGATCCTCGGAACAGCAACCAAATGACAGTCTTTAGCGAGCTGTTTTTCCACTTATATCGTTGTCTACTTTTATCTGTTTCCGACTTGTTTCCttatatagaagaaaaaacCAGTAAGAGAGATGCGTTGCAAGCGGCGGTCTCGGGGATATCCACATTGCGCACTTGTCACACTAGCGTTGACTTCATGCATATAATGATCGAGTCATTTACGGGACATTCCGTTTTTATCTCGCGTTCAAATTGTTATCGAAAAACAAgctagaattttttatttacttttgaCCCTTAGTCAACTGGCTAACTTATATAATCGAATAATGTGCATGAAATTATCATTGCACTATCTTTTACTACAGCCGTTAAACTGCATATAATTGTGAATAATTTGGTCTTTAATTTGCTGTAAAAAAAGTTGAGTTTTGCTCGTATTATAAGTTTGTTTCATAGGAATAgcataaaagataaaatagcaGCGTTCTTggtataagtaaaaaatgtatgatcCTCTCTTtatcgttataaatatttatataacatccAGACAAAAGCTAATAGCCTTGTACACGAGCATCATGAGCAAATcgtttatctctttttcaCGCACGCACACAGAGATATCGATTTCCTGCTCGTACTTCCTGCATCTGTAAGCGTGTTCTTTAAGAATCTGTAAAATACGTCAGCTCTTTTGAGCGTGACGTCAGAACCGAAGAAAGCTATGCTGCATTATCATACGAGATTATATCTACGCAAACAACTTTtcaaaaatggaattaatctCGGTGAACTTTGGGTCGCATAGCGAAATAGAGTCGACATTGTCTGGATTAGTATATACGCTTATTTTCATACCCGGGCAAAAGAATTTCAAAtcgttttcttaaaaaacgCAAACGGCTAATTGTGCATGTATGAAAAAGAGCGACAAACGATTATATCTATGCAAACAACTTTtcaaaaatggaattaatctCGGTGAACTTTGGGTCGCATAGCGAAATAGAGTCGACATTGTCTGGATTAGTATATACGCTTATTTTCATACCCGGGCAAAAGAATTTCAAAtcgttttcttaaaaaacgCAAACGGCTAAATTGTGCATGTATGAAAAAGAGCGATATACGATTATATCTACGTAAACAACTTttcaaaaatgaaattaatctcGGTGAATTTTGGGTCGCATAGCGAAATAGAGTCGACATTGTCTGGATTATAACGCTTTTTATACCTGGGCAAAAGAATTTCAAAtcgttttcttaaaaaacgCAAACGGCTaattgtatgtacatgtatgaAAAAGAGCGATAAACGATTTGCTCATGATGCTCGTATAGTCGAGTTCCAAGACTGTTTAAAACGATAAATCTTGCATCCCTGCAGCTAAATTATACAGAATATTCTAGTGATAttgcaataacattgtaatatttcagttttatcGCAAGAGTCTTACAACATTGTTGGAATGTTCTGTATTGCCTGAGATccaatataaatacttttgttGTGACAAACTATGGatttcatttaataaaatatatgatgtaCAAGTACGTGAGTTGTAGGAATCATCTGCATattctcgcttctgacgtcacaAGTAAAGGTTGACAGACCTagatttttaacgaaagaCGAGTTGTCGTACTGTGGACATTGTATATACTATAAGTTTGTTTTAAGTTGTTACAATCAAATCTTGCAGAATAAAAgacaaattaaaacaaattcttGAAGTAAAATCAGGtggtaattataataaaatagaaatttgaagtaaaatatacaaaattcatcgtTAAAGGCATATCTAGGTTTTTTGAGACATTCTTTTAAGACTATAGTTAGATGACATCGAAAGACAAAATAACTTATTGTCACCACCAAGTGCAAATTCTGTTTGTCCGCCCTTCCTTAATATTCCTGACGTCGCCGAGGTTTCTGATGGTGTTATACCAGATAACCTCTCCGCTTTAAACCAACATCTTATAAAAcagtttatatttcttttcttattcttattcttatgCTAAATTCTCTTTGTCGGAAGTTTTTATATTGCAGCGTTAAATAAGGAAGCCTTATTAATATCTGCATCTgcagataattatattttgtgatatttccTGCGCACAGATCGAGTACACGGAGATTGAGATACGaagcatatatattatatagagcAAGTACAAATCAAAAACTTTCTTactagttttatttcttattctttcaTTGTTATGTACACATGTAATTGCCAGGGAAAATCCTATAATTATTCTTCTGCAGTTTGAAAAAATCTTtctgttttactttaaatttaacttacttgaatttcttttttcgattTCTAATTATATGGTACTAGCcttatattgcattataatagtattttgtatataaattataaatagtattgtaaataagaatgcctaaatgcaaaaaaattaaaataaaaaaaaataaaaaataagcagCTTAATCGAcagactggcaatatataacatcTCTTCGATGTGACCATTGAAAAAACTATGAGCCAACTcgctttgtcggattcacacagcactttttcggatcaatcgtcaagacattattaatttcgaccaacGCTTTTGGTCAGATGATGTAATttctgaattaaataatttttatttcattgcgaaaaaatattacctcagccagggttcgaatctggaacctcccgtatactGTGCGGGTAtcgtgccaattcgaccactggggctgtggtaatatttatcgcaataacaactaaaaaaaataaactttaaattaattaaatttgtatttattaattacatattgtatttattaattacatataaaccAGCAAACGTTTCGGTCCTTCGCTTTAGACCATCTTCAGTtaagaaaaaatggaaaaaaattacatgcaATCACGCCGTCGTCAAACAATCAAAGATTGTCATTCCAGCCATGCTGTCAGTTCCGCAGAGTCCGCATCGCCATAAATCCGTTGGTCGAGTACGTCATCTCAATTCGTTAAAAGGCGGGACGATGCAATTTCCCGGGGCGACTGTTGCCTTAATTACACAAAGAACTTTTACAAAATCTGACTAATCAATAAGGAATCAGAAGACAAACAGTATTACCTGACAGTCACCACGTGGAAATTAACGGACATCGTCGCCGAAACGCAActtatcattatattgtctttaatatatctatacatattcCAATAATCACAGTTGTTCTAAAAAACATGGAGTTGTCCATTTTCAAAAGCAGttaagtttatctttttcataaGGAAGAcagaaattagataaaatacaatagaaattgataatatataagtgttaaaattaagaaaccgATAATATCAGTTAAGTAATAGATGAAATTAACACTCTAACATTCTCatgttgtattattttctaactaattttttgtttttcttgtaaaaaaggtgaaattaatttagctgttttggaaaataaaaacttatatggtcataaaataggggtaaacAATACAGTTGTTGGCCACTCTACAATGATTGGccatatcttaaaaaattaaagattataaagaaatactattaaaatgtttaaaagtgTTTCTCTTAAAAGtgtattgaatattttgtatttataattaaataatagttgttttatatttcGGAGTATCGCGAAGGACTCGGAATAACCAGGCGGGTTTTTAGCTGAACAACAAGTACTTTAATTAACAGTCACCACgtcgtatataataatatacagtaTAACGTATAATATACAGAGAGTTCCTCCCTCCTCGAAGTCTGTTTACTCTCTTTCTTGAGAGTCACCCGAAGCATCAGAGGCGAAATTCTGCGGCTCATGTTTCAATCCTATATACGTTTCTGAATTAACAACGTCGTAGTTTGTATTCCATTGCTTATCATGGTCGCAATcgctattttttttgtatttcgtaATGTCTTTTCCTAAACCCCGCATTTGATTTATGTGGCGCTTCCAGATTTTTCCGTtgtctaatttaatttcataatgtAATGTGTACCTAATTTCTTTATCACACATTCGAAACgccattttatatttttatctaagtATTCTCGCACCGCGactctttctccctttttaaaatattttgaaatatctatttttggTATATTTGGGacctttttatttgtttccgGAAACATTAAGTCCAATCTGCTTCTTAATTTTCTCCCTAACATTGCTTCAACGGGAGATTTCCTCCTCTGCGTGAGGAGTCAATCTATAATGGAACAAAAACTTCTGCAGATTGATTTTAATGTTTCCGTTTTTATTCCGTTAATATTTCCGTTTGTTAGGTTTAATTTGCGTAACGCCTGCTTGAGTGTTTGTACAAATCGTTCTGCTAAATCGTTTGTTGCTGGGTGATAAGGAGCAGTGggcttataaaaaataccgTTGCTTTTAACAAACTCTTGGAACTCTTTCGAAATAAATGTTCTACCATTATCTGTGACTAGGCTGCGGGGTAATCCAAAAATGGTAAAAATTTCTCTACATTTATCTATCGTATTCTCCGCGGTTATATTCTTCATAAAATGCACTTCAGGCCATTTCGTGTATGCATCGACTAAAACTAAAAAGTTGTGTCCCAAAAATGGGCCAGCAAAATCTATGTGTATTCTTTTAAATGGTTGCGTTGCCGCTTCCCAATGATGTTCAATTTTACAACTCGGATTATTACTAAAAGTGCTACatgcattacatttttttgttatattctcGATTTCTTTATCCATGTTCGGCCactaacaaaaatttcgtCCTAATTGTTTCATTCGCACTGTAACAAAATGGCCGGAATGCA is a window of Temnothorax longispinosus isolate EJ_2023e chromosome 1, Tlon_JGU_v1, whole genome shotgun sequence DNA encoding:
- the LOC139823949 gene encoding uncharacterized protein; its protein translation is MLFYLSLIAVPPFLIAAFPQNLDNAVQADGFVFDGAVASEQSNGSQRIPSTSTPTIVTSTTLTNNDIYNACLDNCPVTHEYNPVCGTDNVDYTNPGGLGCAQRCGKEVTLNHYGRCSTGRTG
- the LOC139822809 gene encoding uncharacterized protein isoform X1 translates to MTTLRFAGMVFTYCLVLSTGWSESCQDQDTGWEKIVGAKPANAIETVIYRNGVTETSIGNNGIIAPCFDRCKSLNCTAFVVDFARNICYSVQVKSEELIPETNATLFHQICITVPPSCKQQRLWQVERTLGAILKEGQSGWFHQALKRSECYEKCLQAGEECASAQYRTGEPLSINDTIGTCSLSKLERGTRPQAYRSSMYRDEYLQDQCHNITKKSYCSYAEFRNVSLPYSDVALPGLDLKQCEERCDRSVDGFICRAYTVDYSEEKPLCLLHSDSTIGLGVSSLVTRPNVVYKEQEPCLDLKVECGESTMTVILTTPEPFVGRMYATGYGDITTCSINGVGHNVTILRLPLPKKEQIEKPGIACGLTPAFSIDNENRTHTLVWATIVIQYNPIIQRLGDQSVRVGCSLDDSGLPEPRNVTVHSNFSFEDPNAGVPPVGSIVVNVSSEVPVITMRILNEDNTDAVVTQLGQKLTLRIEIHPVNGTYDIAAGHLVASSASGESSYLLLDEIGCPTDPATFPALLKDPIDNRSLISTFTAFKFPDSQIVRFNVIVRFCIEECEPATCRGGQLSYGRKRRSIGPVEEPVTAEVTEIFRNLTPAELPLQLSIVVQSPVITAGHLSRENPDTLLITGGKSTDSLFCVDASLALGLLIFWLIIQIVLTAGCIIAVRRYRRMAVEAEEDRAEILARHLYGIHGGNFEIARRVRWADRNDSSIG